From the Candoia aspera isolate rCanAsp1 chromosome 3, rCanAsp1.hap2, whole genome shotgun sequence genome, the window GGGATGGGTGGTGTTTAGATGCATTGCTGAAGAGGTCACATTTTGAAGCAATTGGGAAAGGCAAGTTGCTGGCATTCAATACACTTCTGTtggtgggggagggaagagggggCTGTGACAAAAGAAGGGCTGACCTACTTCTGAATGCTCCATCACACGAACATCAGAAAGCAAGatcaaaaagggagggaggggggggaggaagggaaggatatGGTTTGCCTCTGCGTTTACACTATCAAGCATCATTACAATGATGACGGCTGACATAATGAAAATTAAAACCTTTTACAAACACAGAGCATCAAACAAACTTTTGTTGTGGCAGTACCCACACACAGCTATTAAATGAGACTGCAGCCTTAATTTTTGGCCTAGGAAGTAGAGTCCACTGTACGGTACTTCCACCGCTATGGATGCCATTTGAGTATGGAGAGAATTCAGCATGTTCCCCAATTCCTGAAATTTaggcttttttgttttaatccattcagtcgtgtctgattctcagagactgcctggacgtgtccctgcagttttcttggcaaggtttttcagaagtggtttgccattgcctgcttcctagggctgagagaaagtgactggcccaaggttacccagctggctttgtgcctagggtgggactagaactcatagtctcctggcctgatgccttaaccgctacacaaaactggcttaaTTTAGCAATtctctaaagcagtatttctcagcctcagcaacttaagatgggtggacttgaactcccagaattccccagccagcaagtccacccatcttaaagttgctgaagttgagaaacattgctctaaagcATGGTAAACAGTTCTGGTGAACTGCTAAACAGAACTGCTTATTATGAACATTATTTAAAAGGTAGGGTGGTTATGAATCAGAACAATCCTTTAGTTGAAGGACTGGTGGATCATAGTTCATAATCTTGGTGACGCACCACACAGTCTGAGTCCAGTTTCAACatagaatgaagaaaaaaaaaaaacaagagttgAAATTGCCTATCAAAGGTGAGCACCCAGACAACAGATTGACTAAAATGTGCAGGAGTTATCCAGGACAGTCTTCCTCGCTAGGGTGAGATGGATTGATACATCTTAGGGTAATTTCCACATCTGTTTCCCTACATGTTTATTAGGAGATTCAAACGTTAGGTCAATCTGAGTTCTTTTTTGTGGTGATGCATTTCCTCATTTGGATGATAGGGCCTATTAAAAAGCATCCATAAATTCATATAAAGCACATGGCCTTCAATCCAGACTGTACCCTGGGTTCTGAGTGACATGCTGGGGAACTGCACcccaaaacaaatattttaaatgtaattaatctGCAATTAAATATCATTAAGAGAGATGCTTGCTTAAGACTTTCCCCATCCTCCTACATCAAGAACTTTGGGCACCACCTGAAAGCATGAAAGCCCTGGGCACCCCCACTTTAAGGAAGGTGTGCTTGGAATCTCATCTTTTCCTGGTGTGACTTCCCCCAGATGTATTGGAGTATAGTTGCCCTCACAGTAGGTGGCTACATGTACTCAGCTTCTGCTGATCCAATCCCCAAAAGGCTAAAGAGGATCAGCTCTGGTCAGtgtttggatggaagaccacaagCATATCTCAGTGTCGTAAATAAGATAAGTTAAAGCCAAAAAGAAGAGGGGTCAATTGCTTCCATACTGTTGCAGAGAAAACAACATGGGCATGGCCAAGTAGTCCCCAGAATTTGAACTTGACTGAAGGACAACTTTCCTTTGCCCTACAGAAATTACAGCCGGCAGCTTTGAAATCTGCCCCAGGAACTCTCCTTTTGGCAGCCCCTCAATGTACAGACGGGCAATAAACATTAATCATCTTGGTTAGAAGAGCTTCACCTGTCCATTTCTGAACCTCAAATGCACAGGAATAAACCTGGGCAGGCTGTTTTTCTCCCACTCAATTAAAGCCttaataaaatttggaaatggTGTTGATTTAAAATAATCGCGTATTCCTCTTCCCACCCTTTTAATGTTAGACTGTATACGGTAAACTGGTAAAGGCCTGAGTCCCTAttccattatttcttttctgccaagcgggggtggggggtggggggagagtcgCTTTAACGGGAAAAGAGAACACACATCGAGTTTGGTACTTTTCAATTCTGGAAAGGCAAAAGGGTGccgaagagaaaagagagagtgTGAAGGCAAGGCTTCAAAATAAACTCCATTAGGATGCAGCGTTTTAGTTCCCAATGGCAGATTCACAACCACCCAGAGAGAAGAAGCTATTCTGTTCACAGGCTGATTGGCTCCGCAGGACACAAGGAAGCCCCCGTGACGGGGCACGGGAGGGGAGAGCCAGCAGAGGAACGATGTGGCTACCTTCGGAGGACCCCTCCCAACAGAGAGGCATTGAGACATTCGGGAGGAGAGAGTCTTCGCTGAACCTCTGCAACAGTCACTTTGTATTTCGATgttgagctgaggagagaaagccGCCCAGGAACAGAGCAGAACACTTCATTGGGGTTGATCACGACACCCAGGAGTCCATCCTTCTGGCAAGGGAGACCTAATGCATTGTTTTTCGTTAGTGAAATGGGACCTAGAGAACcaaaatatacaaaaaacaaaCTAGGATAGAGtgctttttccatctttttcttttctgggaaGTCTAAACCTTTAAACATAAGAATCCATAGGATTATGCCTTCCACAGCCAGATGTCCTGGTGAACTGGATTTTATTTACCATAATCCCGTCATTCTATGTCTGATAGCTGGGGATTATGGTATCTGAAAGTTTATAGGCACCAGGTTGAAGGAGGTTGCCTTCCATAATGAATCCATCAGATTTTACTAAGAGCGTTCCTGGTCTAACATGAAAAGGGCAGGCAAGGCTCTACTTGCTGTTTGAGACACCTGAAGCAGTTACATAAAAAAGATTgttctattattattaaatgaagTATTAGGAATGCATTGCTTAAGTGCCTTCCCAGCTATGCTGATACAATCTGTTGTTCTAACAATTAAGAACAATAGACTACAATCCAGCCAAGGAGAATTATAAATATATTCCTCTTTTGCCCTGAAATCCACAGGCCATGGATAGAAGCCAGACAAGACTACATCCCTTTTTCTAAGCCAACAATTCTTATGTCTTGATAACAAAATTGCTGTGTCATTTTACTGCATAAAATGTTCCGAGTCTATTCATTTTAAGAAATGAATGCCCTTTTCTTGACTTCCAGTTCCTGCAGTGGCATCTTGAGACTTTATGAAAATTAAAACGTAGAAAACAAAGTCAGCAGATATGTACTTCTGTTGAAATATGCTCCACTGGCAGCTACATTCTGACAAATTGAAACCTGATCCCTTCCTATGAACAGATTTGAGTTGGAACAGGCAGGAGAAGAAAGAGTTAAATTGCTAAGCCAGACACTTTATTTATCAAAGGAGGAAGATTTTGAAAAGCAGGTGAAACAGACAGCAGAAAAATAGTTCTGCCATGAGCTAATTCTCAGATCAGCCATGAGTTGACAAGAAAACATTTCTGGATCTTCTCAAACCCATTTTTCCCCCTTGTCACCCTGAAGTTACAGACAAAATCATCCTttgatttatacatttattctaaAAACTTTGGCAAGAGGGGGGAGGGAACGCTGAATTGGGcaacaaaaagaaggaaagatcTGTGCAGTTTCTCCACCACGGATCTGCAGCTCAACCTTATAAATGCCACCAGTGGAAGTTTGTGATGTGGATCCCTATCAGCCTTCTGCAACCTGGTACTCACCCCTAAACTCATATTAGATTAGAGCTCATCACGGATAAGCATGGATGATGGCCGTTGTATTACAGAGGCCCCCTATAGGGAAAGCTAACACACATCTAATCAACTAAGAGccactctttttaaaagaaaaagaaaaggaggatgaATAAAGAACATTGGTTGCAGCAGAAACATGTCTTTGTTGATTTGCCCTTATTAAACACAAGCAACAACAATGCAAAGGAAGAGAGATCATTATCCTCAAAGAAATGTTTCTTCATTCTATTATCCTTGAGAGCTtacattccccctccccattagatgaatgatttttttttcttccaaggcaGCTACAACCACCAATGAATGGATAAGAAAACAAATGTTACCAAACAGAACTCATTCACCAAAATTGCACGTTATATATTCTAACACAGAACATATCCTTCAAGGGAATTGCTGCAAAGTTTCCACAAAGAACTTAAATAACCCATTTTAAATCCATTGTATTAACCCAAGATACATACTCTGGATGCTTCTTTAAAATGGAGATgtgtaaatatttgtttataaatgAATATTCATGTTGATCATATCCATAGCctatttttcagaagaaaaaaatatatccatGGGTATATATGACAGCTCATATAAAGAACTTGATGGTCTGGGGGATATCTTATTTTTTTATACTTTAGTAGTTTGTTGCTTTAAACAAAGTCTCTTTTCAAAAAGGCACATAAAAGCAAACCCTGGCCTATAACTCCTAAAACATTTATGAGTGAAAATACCATCCTttaaagacaaaagaaaacaaaccagcagAATGTAAACTTACTGACCTTTTCTAATGACTGTCTGGTCATGCATTAATAAGTGCTGATCTTCCACATTCTGGAGAGAgaatgtgaattttttttttaagaatacagTTGTGGAATACAGTTTATGcccccttccccacccacccaataTACAAACATTTTTCATTAACTTATTCCTGTAAATGGGTTTTAGCAAAAGCCATAAACTTTATGGCAAGGAAGGGACTTTAATTCCAGTGGGACATCCAGACAGGCCCAACCCAGCAAAAATTAACTTTTTGAAATTTTATTGAGATCAGTGGGATGCATAATCTTACAAAGCTTACTAGAGGAACCAAATCAGCAGCATTACTTTTTAGTAAACATGCTGCATTCATTCCTATGCATATTTAGAATTACGATCCACTGACTTCAAAAGGGCACGGCTGTGACCGCATTCATGGATCTGCTTAAATCTGCAGTCAAACAAGTGAGGAAGTTAGGTGACTGTCACCAGAGGCATTTAGGATTGTGGTGTGCACAAACACAGAATCTGTGGTTCTTCATTTCTGAAGCACAATGATCATAGCTCAGAACATTTTCAAGTTCACTTTACAAACGTTCAGGAAAAGTGGTTCATACCATCATGTTAAGCTATCAAATGGTTGGCCTGCTTGAGACTTGCTATGATATATGAATACACCCCCAAACACAAACCGTGATTTACTAACTACAGAGGATGGGATCACACCTAATGGTAAAATTATATCATGGGGCTGAGTTTTATAGGTGAGCTAGACCAACATCTGGGTGGTTGGGCTTTATCCCTGGTATATTTATTTTCAGAGGGTTAttcttgagccagtttggtgtagtagttaaggcgtcaggctagaaaccgggagactgtgagttctagtcccaccttaggcacaaagccagctgggtgaccttgggccagtcactttctctcagccctaggaaggaggcaatggtaaaccacttccaaaaaactttgcccagaaaactgcagggacttgtccaggcagtcaccaagagtcaataaCTGCcacaaaggcacaaaacaaaaaacaaaaaaataaccatGACAATGAAAGGCCAATTATTTTGGGAGCAAGCAGTTTGTGCTACAAGACTACTACAAGGTTGCAGAATGCCATTTTTGGCCACAGAGCTGTGAAGTGTCAGTTTAGGTGCCTAAGGAACACTTTGTTAATGATGCAAGACTTCTATCCCAGTGGCTAAAATCTGCAATCCTATATTTAAGTCCCACTAGAATCAGTGAGGCTTACTTTGGAGCCAAATCCGAATAAATGAACTCACTTAGCAAACTTCCCTTCTAGTATGAGCAATGATACGAACCACTTTGACTATTTGGTTGATCGAGAAGGCAGGATGcaaatggaacaaaataaaacgTTCATTGCAAtcgcctttcccaacctggtgctttgCAACTATGGAATGCAATTGGCCGTTGCTGGCTGGGAACTGGCTGGGAACAGTTGGAGAGCTTCAGGTTGGAGAAAGCCATGTTAGCAAATCAAGCTGTTCCTTGGAATGACAAAGCATAGGCAGCAAAATAGCAGCATCATTGCTGTAGGATTGTTCAATAGTAGGATTGCATAGCTTATGAAGCAATGGAGGAAAGACATGATTCTCACACCTCTGGGTTTGTGCAATACCTCCTTCATGCCTGATTGATACACACTTCACTTTGAAGTAGTGATCAGGGTTTCAAACTGGAGACATTCATACCTGGCTCCTCATACAGATTTTCACATACAAAGAAAATAAGCATCTAATCACTCTATGAGCCTTCGGGCATGAAATGCCGTGAGTGGACCTTGTGTGCATacctgcccaccccccaccccttattTTAGATTTAATGGTGCTGCAGTGACTGTATACATCTtcacctattaacctactcactcTACATGGTCACTGCATGTTTTATCCTGTGAGGATAAAATTGGTGGACAAACTTGACCACTTGTTGAAGATAAATTATTTAATCAATTGCTAAACAACTAAGTAAAAACACAAGCACCTATTTTCCCAAAGTTGAGGGTATAATGCTCAACTCACAGGGACCTGCTTTTGTTGGAACTTTATAGTGCAGCTTGTCCAGAACTAAGAATTTCAACCTCTCCAAATAAAGGTTGCTTTAGTAAGATAGCCAAGTTTTCCCCTCAGTGATTGGTTAACAAAAGCTGCTGAAGCATCACCCATTCATTGTATCCTATTCTGACCCCAGAACTTTTACCTGCACCTCTTCCATCTGGTGGGCCATGTCATGCAGTCCTAAGTTTTCTGCTAGGCTGGAAGCATCGAGCCCATGGCCATGGGGCAAGAGCAGCTCAGATCGCCTGTAGGTTTCCCTTCTGGCCCCAACAGAGCCACTTTCCAGAGCTGGGAGATGAGGCACCAAGCCAGATCGGGCATGGTGGGATAAACCAGAAGGATCTTGGTTGGTCTGACGGTTGGGCCAGCTGGTCTGCTGCTGgctgggaggaggtggtggtggctgGTGAAGTGGATTGATGGAAAAAGGATCCCCAAGGTGCGAGTAAGGGTCACTGGCCTGGGAGTAAGGCAACGGCTGATAGGGAGGAGGGAAATAAGGTGGCTGGAAATCAGAGGCCCCTGAGTGGGAAAGAGGGGGAGCTGGGCTGTAGAGATGCTGGCTGACGGCAGAGAGGTGGGGCAATCTGGGATTCCCATTGCTGCTTCCATCATGCCGGTCCTGAGAAAAGAACAGATGCAACCCCAGTCAGTGAAATTCTGCAGCTGGAGGAAGACCTGCCAACTACCATGCACTGGCACTCTGCTTGAAGGGCATCGCTGAGAAGCAAGTCCCATTGACATATTCTGTTTTTTAGATTCAGGGAAATTACCACCCAAGCATTTTTCAGATACAACCCTCAAGGGATCCAACTGGAAGTAGCTTCTAATATGGCAAAAACAAGCTCTCTGGAGTCCATGAGATCAGATTGCAGAACATGGATCTCGCACTTTCAAGTAATTCCTGTATTTTCCCTGTGAAATAAATGCAATCGCTTTGGAGTAAGCAGGCTGAAGACAGTTACTGAATTCTTGCTTGGGATGGAGATCAGTATTCAAACATGGCAGAG encodes:
- the TFAP2C gene encoding transcription factor AP-2 gamma; the protein is MLWKLADNVKYEEDCERLGQNPPASGRLPELIREADNDFLPHVASSGSTSRRKRPLQLFYSAPNARGLPRERGRLHLFFSQDRHDGSSNGNPRLPHLSAVSQHLYSPAPPLSHSGASDFQPPYFPPPYQPLPYSQASDPYSHLGDPFSINPLHQPPPPPPSQQQTSWPNRQTNQDPSGLSHHARSGLVPHLPALESGSVGARRETYRRSELLLPHGHGLDASSLAENLGLHDMAHQMEEVQNVEDQHLLMHDQTVIRKGPISLTKNNALGLPCQKDGLLGVVINPNEVFCSVPGRLSLLSSTSKYKVTVAEVQRRLSPPECLNASLLGGVLRRAKSKNGGRSLREKLDKIGLNLPAGRRKAANVTLLTSLVEGEAVHLARDFGYVCETEFPSKAVAEYLTRPHLGRSEMASRKNMLLAAKQICKEFTELLTQDRTPLGNARPSPILDPGIQGCLTHFSLITHGFGSAAICAAMTSVQNYLNEALKLADKSYMNAGDQSPPDANKNLEKMDKHRK